The following are from one region of the Eubacterium sp. MSJ-33 genome:
- the ftsH gene encoding ATP-dependent zinc metalloprotease FtsH, producing the protein MKEVKSPKRPLIFYYGIVLAVLLVFNLFITPMLAERQVKEVDYGTFMKMTEDKDIGQVQIDSTQITFTDKAESAIYKTGLMPDDNLTQRLYDSGAKFSKEIETRTSPFMSFLMSVVVPLLLFWILGRFLAKKLMEQAGGKNSMMFGMGGKSNAKVYVQSTEGIHFTDVAGEDEAKENLAEIVDYLHNPKKYTDVGASMPKGLLLVGPPGTGKTMLAKAVAGEANVPFFSISGSEFVEMFVGMGASKVRDLFKQAKEKAPCIVFIDEIDAIGKKRDGGKYGGNDEREQTLNQLLTEMDGFEGNNGVIILAATNRPESLDPALTRPGRFDRRVPVELPDLKGREAILKVHARKIKVGDNVDFHTIARMASGASGAELANIINEGALRAVRSGRTFVTEADLEESVEVVIAGYQKKNAVLSDKEKKTVAYHEVGHALVAALQSHSAPVQKITIIPRTSGALGYTMQVEQADKYLMTKEEIENKIATLTGGRAAEEVACGEITTGASNDIEQATKLARAMITRYGMSDEFDMVAMETVENQYLGGDTSLCCSADTQKEIDRKVVELVRSQHEKAKKLLVDNKRLLDILAMHLYEKETITGDEFMEILNKEGGAAL; encoded by the coding sequence ATGAAAGAAGTAAAATCACCAAAACGTCCGTTGATCTTCTATTACGGAATTGTGCTGGCAGTGTTGCTGGTGTTTAATTTATTTATCACTCCGATGCTGGCAGAACGGCAGGTAAAGGAAGTTGATTACGGAACATTCATGAAGATGACCGAGGATAAGGATATTGGTCAGGTACAGATCGACAGCACACAGATCACATTTACGGATAAGGCGGAGAGCGCAATCTACAAGACCGGACTCATGCCGGACGATAATCTGACACAGCGGCTCTATGACAGTGGCGCGAAGTTCTCGAAGGAAATCGAGACGAGGACATCCCCGTTTATGAGCTTTCTGATGTCTGTGGTTGTGCCACTTTTATTGTTCTGGATACTTGGAAGATTCCTTGCGAAGAAGCTGATGGAACAGGCAGGCGGCAAGAATTCCATGATGTTCGGTATGGGCGGAAAGAGCAATGCGAAGGTATATGTACAGTCCACCGAAGGAATTCATTTTACGGATGTTGCCGGCGAGGATGAGGCGAAGGAAAACTTAGCCGAGATCGTCGATTATCTGCATAATCCGAAGAAATATACCGATGTTGGTGCTTCGATGCCGAAGGGACTTCTGTTAGTCGGGCCTCCGGGAACCGGTAAGACGATGCTTGCGAAGGCGGTTGCCGGTGAGGCAAATGTACCGTTCTTCTCTATCTCAGGTTCCGAGTTTGTTGAGATGTTTGTCGGTATGGGTGCATCGAAGGTACGTGATTTGTTCAAGCAGGCAAAGGAAAAGGCACCATGTATTGTATTTATCGATGAGATTGATGCAATCGGTAAGAAACGTGACGGTGGCAAGTATGGTGGTAACGATGAAAGGGAGCAGACATTAAACCAGCTCTTAACGGAGATGGATGGATTTGAAGGGAACAACGGCGTTATTATTCTGGCGGCAACAAACCGTCCGGAATCACTCGATCCGGCACTTACCAGACCGGGACGTTTTGACCGGAGAGTACCTGTGGAATTGCCGGATCTGAAGGGTCGTGAGGCAATTCTCAAAGTACATGCGAGAAAAATCAAAGTTGGCGATAATGTTGATTTTCATACGATTGCTCGTATGGCATCGGGTGCATCTGGTGCTGAACTTGCGAATATTATCAACGAGGGTGCGCTTCGTGCTGTTCGTTCAGGGCGGACATTTGTGACAGAGGCAGATCTGGAAGAAAGTGTCGAGGTTGTAATTGCCGGTTATCAGAAGAAGAATGCCGTGCTTTCGGATAAGGAGAAAAAGACGGTTGCATATCATGAAGTCGGACATGCATTAGTAGCTGCTTTACAGAGCCATTCTGCACCCGTACAGAAGATTACGATTATTCCACGTACGTCAGGAGCGCTTGGTTACACGATGCAGGTGGAGCAGGCCGATAAGTACCTGATGACAAAGGAAGAAATCGAGAACAAGATTGCAACTCTGACCGGTGGACGTGCGGCAGAGGAAGTGGCATGTGGAGAGATTACAACCGGCGCTTCGAACGATATCGAGCAGGCAACCAAGCTGGCACGTGCTATGATTACCCGTTACGGTATGAGCGATGAGTTCGATATGGTAGCGATGGAGACAGTGGAAAATCAGTATCTGGGTGGTGATACTTCGCTTTGCTGTTCGGCAGATACACAGAAGGAGATTGACCGGAAGGTGGTTGAGCTTGTGCGTTCACAGCATGAGAAGGCGAAGAAGCTGCTTGTCGATAACAAGAGGCTGTTGGATATTCTGGCGATGCATCTTTATGAGAAAGAGACAATCACGGGCGATGAATTCATGGAGATTTTGAACAAGGAAGGGGGAGCTGCCTTATGA
- a CDS encoding HdeD family acid-resistance protein: MKRHTGYGWLELIEGILLIILGALSMISPSGILRWITVFYGVMATVTGITDIIFYAKTERYIGFAPCVALITGVLSVITGLALMAYPHIGELVVTLLLPLWFIAHSISKLCHLGFIRSLYRGRYFYVTLFINVIGLIVGVLMIFWPQIALFSVGFLIGTYLIILGIDSVISACSKIGRDW, from the coding sequence ATGAAAAGACATACGGGATATGGCTGGCTGGAGCTGATTGAGGGTATTTTGCTTATAATCCTTGGCGCTTTGTCCATGATATCTCCAAGTGGTATTCTGCGCTGGATCACTGTCTTTTATGGTGTGATGGCGACAGTGACGGGTATTACAGATATTATCTTTTATGCGAAGACAGAACGATATATCGGATTTGCACCATGTGTTGCATTGATTACAGGTGTGCTTAGTGTGATCACTGGTTTGGCGCTGATGGCATATCCGCACATAGGCGAATTGGTTGTAACATTGCTGCTTCCGCTATGGTTTATTGCACATAGCATATCGAAGCTGTGTCATCTTGGATTTATCCGGAGTTTATACAGAGGAAGGTATTTCTATGTCACACTGTTCATCAATGTAATCGGTCTGATAGTAGGTGTGTTGATGATATTCTGGCCGCAGATTGCTTTGTTCTCAGTCGGATTTTTGATAGGTACATACCTGATTATATTAGGAATAGATAGTGTAATATCGGCTTGCAGTAAAATTGGAAGGGATTGGTAA
- a CDS encoding DUF6110 family protein — protein sequence MSNFFKKIDGKKTGIFAAGVLFGTAGIRLLTSRDAKKVYSHGTAAVLRAKDCVMKTVTNVQENASDIYAEAKQINADREIEAEAQVVEDEAEAEEQAEENEICD from the coding sequence ATGTCAAATTTTTTTAAGAAGATTGATGGAAAGAAAACAGGGATTTTTGCAGCAGGTGTATTGTTCGGAACAGCTGGAATCAGGCTTTTGACAAGCCGTGATGCAAAGAAGGTTTACTCACATGGTACAGCCGCGGTCCTTCGTGCAAAGGATTGTGTCATGAAAACCGTGACAAATGTACAGGAGAATGCAAGCGACATCTATGCTGAGGCAAAGCAGATCAACGCAGACCGCGAGATCGAGGCTGAGGCACAGGTAGTTGAGGATGAGGCAGAAGCAGAAGAGCAGGCGGAAGAAAATGAAATTTGTGATTAA
- a CDS encoding heavy metal translocating P-type ATPase, giving the protein MKFVIKHEIRGRIRFHVAQKNMSYREADILQYYLDSMQHVSSAKVNHSTCDAVVCYEGSREAMITALRRFHYDSADVPESYLANSGRQVNEEYKEKLVDKVLLRCINRVLLPVPIANTLTAIRSVKYITNGLKTLAKRKIEVPVLDGTAIGVSVFRGDFQTAGSIMFLLGIGEILEEWTHKKSVGDLARSMSLNIGKVWLKKDGQEVQVSAESIRVNDEIVVHVGNVIPFDGTVVDGDAMVNQASMTGEPLPVHKQADSYVYAGTVLEEGELCIRVRQVGGSSRYEKVVTMIEESEKLKSSLESQASHLADKLVPYTLLGTAVTYLFTRNVTKALSVLMVDFSCALKLAMPISVLSAIRQASKSSITVKGGKFLEAMAEADTIVFDKTGTLTKATPRVIDVVSFCGESSDELLRIAACLEEHFPHSMARAVVDAASEKNLVHEEVHSKVSYIVAHGISTTVEGRKTIIGSYHFVFEDEGCAVPEGMQAKFDALPEEYSHLYMAVEGRLVAVICIEDPIREEASDVIRTLKELGFAKVVMMTGDSERTACAIARKVGVDEYYSEVLPEDKASYVECAKAEGHKVIMIGDGINDSPALSAADIGIAISDGAEIAREIADITVGADNLNELITLRKISTALTRRIRRNYRTIVGFNTGLIVLGVAGVIQPTTSALMHNTSTLAIGLHSMKDLVL; this is encoded by the coding sequence ATGAAATTTGTGATTAAACATGAGATACGGGGCAGAATTCGTTTTCATGTTGCACAGAAGAATATGTCGTACCGGGAAGCCGATATCCTTCAGTATTATCTTGACAGCATGCAACATGTCAGTTCTGCGAAGGTAAATCATTCGACCTGTGATGCAGTTGTCTGTTATGAGGGAAGCCGGGAAGCGATGATAACAGCGCTCCGGCGGTTCCATTATGATTCGGCAGATGTGCCGGAATCTTATCTTGCTAATTCCGGCAGACAGGTGAATGAAGAGTACAAAGAAAAACTGGTAGATAAGGTTTTGCTGCGGTGCATCAACCGGGTGTTACTGCCGGTGCCGATTGCGAACACCCTGACTGCCATCCGTTCGGTGAAATACATTACGAACGGACTGAAAACATTAGCAAAACGAAAGATCGAAGTTCCGGTTCTGGATGGCACGGCAATCGGTGTATCCGTATTCCGTGGAGATTTCCAGACGGCAGGCTCTATTATGTTCCTGCTTGGAATCGGTGAGATCTTAGAGGAATGGACACACAAGAAATCCGTCGGTGATCTTGCGCGGAGCATGTCCTTGAATATCGGAAAAGTCTGGTTGAAGAAGGACGGACAGGAAGTGCAGGTATCTGCAGAGTCTATCCGTGTAAACGATGAGATTGTCGTTCATGTCGGAAATGTGATTCCGTTCGACGGAACCGTTGTCGATGGCGATGCGATGGTCAATCAGGCGTCTATGACAGGCGAACCTTTGCCGGTACATAAGCAGGCAGATTCCTATGTCTATGCTGGAACCGTGCTGGAAGAAGGCGAGCTTTGCATCCGTGTACGACAGGTCGGTGGTTCGAGCCGGTATGAGAAGGTTGTCACGATGATCGAGGAATCCGAAAAGCTCAAATCTTCTCTGGAGAGTCAGGCATCTCATCTGGCAGACAAGCTTGTGCCATATACGTTACTTGGCACAGCCGTAACATATCTTTTTACGCGGAATGTAACGAAAGCGTTGTCCGTATTGATGGTTGATTTCTCCTGTGCGCTGAAGCTGGCAATGCCGATTTCGGTATTATCCGCGATCCGGCAGGCGAGCAAGTCAAGCATTACGGTGAAAGGTGGCAAGTTCTTAGAGGCGATGGCGGAGGCAGATACGATCGTATTTGATAAGACTGGAACGCTGACGAAGGCAACGCCGCGTGTGATAGATGTTGTATCATTCTGCGGGGAAAGCAGCGATGAACTGCTTCGTATCGCGGCATGTCTGGAGGAACATTTTCCTCATTCGATGGCGCGTGCAGTTGTCGATGCGGCAAGTGAAAAGAATCTGGTACATGAAGAGGTTCACTCGAAGGTGTCCTATATTGTGGCACATGGTATTTCTACCACGGTAGAAGGAAGAAAGACCATTATCGGCAGCTATCATTTTGTATTTGAAGATGAAGGCTGCGCCGTTCCGGAAGGTATGCAGGCGAAGTTTGATGCATTGCCGGAGGAATACTCCCATCTGTATATGGCAGTCGAAGGACGGCTGGTGGCAGTCATCTGTATCGAAGATCCGATTCGTGAGGAGGCATCCGATGTGATCCGGACGTTGAAGGAGCTTGGATTTGCGAAGGTTGTTATGATGACCGGAGACAGTGAGCGGACAGCCTGTGCGATCGCGCGGAAGGTTGGCGTGGATGAGTATTATTCTGAGGTACTTCCAGAGGATAAGGCAAGCTACGTGGAGTGTGCGAAAGCAGAGGGACACAAGGTTATCATGATCGGTGACGGTATCAATGATTCACCGGCACTTTCAGCAGCGGATATCGGTATTGCAATCAGCGATGGTGCAGAGATTGCACGGGAAATCGCGGATATTACCGTTGGTGCAGATAACTTGAATGAGCTGATCACATTGCGGAAGATCAGTACCGCGCTGACAAGACGCATCCGCCGGAATTACAGAACGATCGTCGGATTTAATACCGGACTGATCGTGCTGGGGGTTGCAGGCGTGATCCAGCCGACAACTTCGGCATTGATGCACAATACGTCAACATTGGCAATCGGACTGCACTCGATGAAGGATCTTGTATTATAA
- a CDS encoding TetR/AcrR family transcriptional regulator, protein MPRATKYLKEDIIKAACAVVKKEGLSAINARRVAKELGCSVQPIFYQFENMEDLKHATILHIQKIYQSYMIEGSKEEKAYRGMGLAYIRFAKDYPDFFKILFMGDSKISPTEFIEKDNMGNQVLEKGAEFTGYDIAEQEAFHLKVWIFTHGIASMVATGTVAFTDEQIEELLTDTVREMKIGSMYDKKPKDE, encoded by the coding sequence ATGCCAAGGGCAACGAAGTATCTAAAGGAAGATATTATAAAGGCAGCGTGTGCTGTTGTGAAGAAAGAAGGCCTATCCGCGATCAATGCACGGCGGGTAGCGAAAGAGCTTGGATGTTCGGTCCAGCCGATCTTCTATCAGTTCGAGAACATGGAGGATCTAAAGCATGCGACGATCTTGCACATCCAGAAGATATACCAGTCGTACATGATCGAAGGCTCGAAGGAAGAAAAAGCATATCGGGGCATGGGACTTGCGTATATCCGGTTCGCGAAGGATTATCCGGATTTTTTCAAGATATTATTTATGGGAGACTCGAAGATATCGCCAACGGAATTTATCGAGAAAGACAACATGGGGAATCAGGTTTTAGAAAAGGGCGCAGAATTCACTGGGTATGACATAGCGGAACAGGAAGCGTTTCATCTGAAGGTGTGGATTTTCACACACGGAATCGCCAGCATGGTTGCAACGGGAACCGTCGCATTTACGGATGAACAGATTGAAGAACTGCTGACGGATACGGTACGTGAAATGAAGATCGGAAGCATGTATGACAAGAAGCCGAAGGATGAATAA
- a CDS encoding ABC transporter ATP-binding protein, translating to MNAVVEVKNLTKEYKQKKAVDDLSFEIRQGEILGLLGPNGSGKSTTINCILSLLKYSAGSIKIFGEEMTPDAYKIKRDIGVIFQEVAVFEELTVYENIDYFCGLYVKDKQERKKDIEDAIALVGLDEFRKYYPKQLSGGLLRRLNIACGIAHKPKLIFLDEPTVAVDPQSRNNILDGIRKLRDDGATICYTTHYMEEVEILCDRIIILDRGKIIAQGTSDELKALAKIEEKVTIETKHFKPEFLEKLQAAPNVDKAEYADHQLVITYKSGKNNVAKLIGELSAAGITCNKIFSERPTLNDVFLELTGKELRD from the coding sequence ATGAACGCAGTCGTAGAAGTAAAGAATCTGACAAAGGAATATAAACAGAAAAAGGCGGTCGATGACCTGTCGTTTGAGATCCGGCAGGGAGAGATTCTTGGCCTGCTTGGTCCAAACGGAAGCGGAAAATCAACCACGATCAACTGCATCCTCTCGCTGTTAAAATACAGCGCGGGAAGTATCAAGATCTTCGGTGAGGAGATGACACCGGATGCCTATAAGATCAAGCGGGATATCGGTGTGATTTTCCAGGAGGTAGCGGTGTTTGAGGAGCTTACGGTGTATGAGAATATCGATTATTTCTGTGGATTGTATGTGAAGGATAAGCAGGAGAGAAAAAAGGATATCGAGGATGCAATCGCATTAGTCGGACTGGATGAATTTCGCAAATATTATCCGAAGCAGTTGTCGGGCGGATTGCTCCGGCGACTGAATATCGCGTGTGGGATTGCGCACAAGCCGAAGCTGATCTTCTTAGATGAGCCGACGGTTGCGGTCGATCCACAGAGCCGGAACAACATTTTGGATGGCATCAGGAAGCTGCGGGATGATGGCGCGACGATCTGTTACACGACACATTATATGGAAGAAGTTGAGATCCTGTGTGACCGGATCATCATATTGGATAGGGGAAAGATCATTGCGCAGGGAACGTCCGACGAGTTAAAGGCACTTGCGAAGATCGAGGAGAAGGTCACGATCGAGACGAAGCATTTCAAACCGGAATTTTTGGAGAAGTTACAGGCCGCACCGAATGTCGACAAGGCGGAATATGCCGACCATCAGCTTGTAATCACCTATAAGAGCGGCAAAAATAACGTGGCGAAGCTGATTGGGGAACTGAGTGCGGCGGGAATCACCTGCAACAAGATTTTCTCCGAGCGTCCGACGCTCAACGATGTGTTCTTGGAGCTGACCGGAAAGGAGCTTAGAGACTGA
- a CDS encoding ABC transporter permease, translated as MFGHNFKYTFKVLMRNRMLLFWTFVFPLVLGTMFKLAFSNIEDSERLNVIPIAIVDNEDFQENEAFRRTFETLSDESGDEQMFDTVYVSKDEADTLLSDGDVDGVLYMNGEQPEIWIHENGINQTVLQYVVDEIVHTSALMEKRVQNEIEQGTMPDIEVLYKNVMEQVAGRESNLIDASRANMSYTMIEYYTLIAMACLYGGILGMTALSRNLPNMGNLGKRTAIVPISKAKTMFSSLLAAYCTQLIGLAILFVYTIFVMKVDYGENLPYVILLALAGSLAGLTLAIMVTTVVKTGENGKLGILIGITMACCFLSGMMGITMKYIIEKHVPFLDKINPAAMITDGYYALYYYGVDKRFWMDVASLGIFSAFMLLVSAQGLRRQKYDSI; from the coding sequence ATGTTTGGACATAACTTTAAGTATACATTCAAAGTCCTGATGCGGAACCGGATGCTTTTGTTCTGGACATTTGTGTTTCCACTTGTGCTTGGCACGATGTTCAAGCTGGCATTCTCCAATATCGAGGACAGTGAGAGGCTGAACGTGATTCCGATTGCGATTGTCGATAACGAGGATTTTCAGGAAAATGAAGCTTTTCGCCGGACATTTGAGACTTTGAGTGATGAATCAGGCGATGAGCAGATGTTTGACACGGTGTATGTGTCGAAGGATGAAGCAGATACGCTGCTTTCAGATGGGGATGTCGATGGCGTGCTGTACATGAATGGCGAGCAGCCGGAGATCTGGATTCACGAAAATGGTATCAACCAGACAGTGCTTCAATATGTGGTAGACGAGATCGTACATACCTCTGCACTCATGGAAAAACGTGTACAAAATGAGATTGAGCAGGGGACTATGCCGGATATTGAGGTACTCTACAAAAATGTAATGGAACAGGTTGCAGGCAGAGAGTCGAATCTTATCGATGCATCCCGTGCGAATATGAGTTATACGATGATTGAGTATTACACATTGATTGCGATGGCTTGTTTGTATGGCGGTATCCTCGGAATGACGGCACTGAGCCGGAATCTTCCGAACATGGGAAATCTCGGAAAGCGTACAGCCATTGTTCCGATCAGCAAGGCGAAGACGATGTTTTCATCCCTGCTTGCCGCATATTGTACGCAGTTGATCGGGCTTGCGATTCTATTTGTGTATACGATCTTCGTGATGAAGGTCGATTACGGGGAGAATCTGCCATATGTGATCCTGCTGGCACTTGCGGGAAGTCTGGCTGGACTGACGCTTGCGATCATGGTGACTACAGTTGTCAAGACCGGCGAGAACGGAAAGCTTGGAATACTGATCGGCATCACGATGGCATGCTGTTTCCTGTCTGGCATGATGGGAATTACCATGAAATATATCATCGAGAAACATGTGCCGTTCTTAGACAAGATCAATCCGGCGGCGATGATCACAGATGGATATTATGCGCTGTATTATTATGGTGTGGACAAGCGTTTCTGGATGGATGTAGCAAGTCTTGGAATCTTCTCTGCCTTCATGCTGCTTGTGTCCGCACAGGGATTAAGGAGGCAGAAGTATGACAGTATTTAA
- a CDS encoding ABC transporter permease, which yields MTVFKAFLHVLNKCKGMVILYTVLLLLFGGINAKSGDTVSQFTADKPEIVIVNQDENVGITKNFTDYIAAHSERKELKSEEDIDDAIFYRQVAFVIYIPQGYRQAVLNGENPELRYKSCQSADASFAQMMVESYLAIQQNYVNAALQANPDEMNISLNEEEVCKDITQTLEQTSTVHVTTTLDTNSMSKAAGYYNFASYSLLAGAIFVICLVLTSFQELPIRKRITISSMNYKKHNAILLASNLLFAMALWLFYGVISFVIVGKAMFSAQGAMYLANSFVFTLCALTMAFLISSIFNNKEAVNGIVNVVALGSAFLCGAFIPVEWLPDGVLAVGRIFPAYWYIQTNEYLKTLETVSVSGLKPAFINMLAMALYGVFYIIVANIVSAKKRVVA from the coding sequence ATGACAGTATTTAAAGCATTTCTGCATGTATTGAATAAATGTAAAGGCATGGTGATCCTGTATACGGTGCTGCTTCTTTTGTTCGGTGGCATCAACGCAAAAAGCGGGGATACGGTGAGCCAGTTCACCGCAGACAAGCCGGAAATCGTCATTGTGAATCAGGATGAAAATGTCGGAATCACGAAGAATTTTACGGATTATATCGCAGCGCACAGTGAACGGAAAGAACTGAAAAGCGAAGAGGACATAGACGATGCAATCTTCTATCGGCAGGTAGCATTTGTAATCTATATTCCGCAGGGCTACCGGCAGGCGGTTCTGAACGGAGAGAATCCGGAACTTCGGTATAAGAGCTGCCAGTCGGCGGATGCGAGCTTCGCACAGATGATGGTCGAAAGCTATCTTGCCATACAGCAAAACTACGTGAATGCCGCTCTGCAGGCAAATCCGGATGAAATGAACATATCCCTGAATGAGGAGGAAGTCTGCAAGGATATCACGCAGACTTTGGAACAGACATCAACCGTGCATGTGACGACGACACTTGATACAAACAGCATGTCGAAGGCAGCGGGTTATTATAATTTTGCAAGCTACAGTCTGCTTGCCGGTGCGATCTTCGTGATCTGTCTGGTGCTTACGAGCTTTCAGGAGCTGCCGATCCGCAAGCGAATCACGATCAGCAGTATGAATTATAAGAAGCACAATGCGATCCTGCTTGCGTCGAATCTGTTATTCGCGATGGCATTATGGCTGTTCTATGGTGTGATCAGTTTTGTGATTGTTGGAAAGGCAATGTTCAGTGCGCAGGGTGCCATGTATCTGGCAAATTCGTTCGTGTTTACGTTGTGCGCCCTGACGATGGCGTTCCTGATATCCAGCATCTTCAACAACAAGGAAGCGGTTAATGGAATCGTGAATGTCGTGGCACTTGGCTCGGCATTTCTGTGCGGTGCATTTATCCCGGTTGAATGGCTGCCGGATGGCGTGCTTGCCGTGGGTCGTATCTTTCCGGCGTACTGGTATATTCAGACGAATGAATATCTGAAGACACTGGAGACGGTGAGTGTTTCAGGGCTGAAACCGGCATTTATCAATATGCTGGCGATGGCTTTATATGGTGTGTTCTATATTATTGTTGCGAATATCGTGTCGGCGAAGAAACGGGTAGTGGCGTAA
- a CDS encoding putative DNA modification/repair radical SAM protein has protein sequence MSTEMTNNYIEEYTTQEKLQILADAAKYDVACTSSGSDRRGKKGELGNAAACGICHSFASDGRCISLLKILMTNHCVYDCKYCINRASNDVKRATFTPEEICELTVEFYKRNYIEGLFLSSGVLKNPTYTMEKMCETLLLLRTKYHFNGYIHVKTIPGASDELLAAAGYLADRISVNMELPTEEGLRTLAPNKTMQTILDPMGKVRNTIASHRMAIGKSAHMERSKGNQFLKQSIFGTESKKQFAEGLMKEKEAVLGTENVVRDDAGAYGSRDQGKKRGAGSDISVTGETGMQNTIANLATKMNGTVLDSALTWDNAYQLAPLDMSKLRRRFAPAGQSTQMIIGATGESDYTLLQTTQQLYQGFDLKRVFYSAYIPLNEDKVLPQIGTPPPLLREHRLYQADWLLRFYGFQADELLSVEKPNFNELVDPKCDWALRHLDQFPVEVQTASYAMLLRVPGIGPKSAGRITYARRYGRLDFASLKKMGVVLKRAQYFITCGGRQMYHTPIEEGYITRQLTGVDQKDIWKAEHANESFTQMSLADFGIG, from the coding sequence ATGAGTACAGAAATGACGAACAATTACATAGAAGAATATACAACGCAGGAGAAGCTGCAGATTCTTGCGGATGCTGCCAAGTACGATGTGGCATGTACGTCGAGCGGATCGGATCGCCGGGGGAAGAAAGGAGAACTCGGCAATGCAGCGGCATGCGGCATCTGCCATAGCTTTGCTTCGGATGGCAGATGTATCTCGCTACTTAAGATTCTGATGACAAATCACTGCGTCTATGATTGCAAATACTGCATCAACCGGGCGAGTAATGATGTGAAGCGGGCAACCTTTACACCGGAGGAAATCTGCGAGCTCACGGTGGAGTTTTACAAGCGGAATTATATTGAAGGCTTGTTCTTAAGCTCCGGCGTTCTGAAGAATCCGACGTATACGATGGAGAAGATGTGCGAGACATTGCTTCTGCTTCGGACGAAATATCATTTTAACGGTTACATCCATGTCAAGACGATTCCTGGTGCATCGGATGAACTGCTTGCGGCAGCAGGATATCTGGCGGATCGTATCAGCGTGAATATGGAACTGCCAACGGAGGAAGGATTGCGGACGCTGGCACCGAATAAGACAATGCAGACAATCTTAGATCCGATGGGAAAGGTGCGGAATACAATCGCATCTCACCGGATGGCAATCGGGAAATCCGCGCACATGGAGAGAAGCAAGGGCAATCAGTTTCTGAAGCAGAGTATCTTCGGGACTGAGTCAAAGAAGCAGTTTGCGGAAGGATTGATGAAGGAGAAGGAAGCTGTACTTGGAACGGAAAATGTTGTGCGTGATGATGCGGGGGCATATGGAAGCAGAGATCAAGGCAAGAAACGTGGCGCAGGTTCAGATATTTCTGTAACTGGAGAGACAGGTATGCAGAATACAATTGCGAATTTGGCTACGAAGATGAATGGAACGGTTCTGGATAGTGCTTTGACATGGGACAACGCATATCAGCTTGCACCGCTCGATATGTCGAAATTAAGGCGGCGGTTTGCACCGGCGGGGCAGAGCACGCAGATGATTATCGGGGCAACCGGCGAGAGCGATTATACGTTGCTGCAGACGACACAACAGTTGTATCAGGGCTTTGACTTGAAGCGTGTATTTTATTCGGCGTATATTCCGCTGAATGAAGATAAGGTATTGCCACAGATCGGAACACCACCACCGCTCCTGCGGGAGCACCGGTTGTATCAGGCGGACTGGCTGCTCAGGTTCTATGGATTTCAGGCGGACGAATTGTTATCCGTGGAAAAGCCGAATTTCAACGAACTGGTCGACCCGAAGTGTGACTGGGCACTGCGGCATCTGGATCAATTCCCGGTGGAAGTGCAGACGGCAAGCTATGCGATGCTGCTCCGTGTGCCGGGCATCGGACCGAAATCGGCAGGACGGATCACATACGCGAGACGTTACGGCAGGCTCGATTTCGCTTCCTTGAAGAAGATGGGAGTCGTATTGAAACGGGCACAATATTTCATTACCTGTGGTGGCAGGCAGATGTATCACACACCGATCGAGGAAGGGTATATCACAAGGCAGTTGACCGGCGTCGACCAGAAGGATATATGGAAGGCAGAGCACGCGAATGAATCGTTCACGCAGATGTCTCTGGCGGATTTCGGAATTGGGTAG